A portion of the Actomonas aquatica genome contains these proteins:
- the nusG gene encoding transcription termination/antitermination protein NusG has translation MSDTDPAPFSAFASVEGESWWVCHTKPRCEKKFAALMNAERMPHYLPLITSVRRYGNRERSFTKPLFASYVFARVPDEKKARIYQQDLLARALPVTNEALFLAQLADVQRIVSSGFETSIHPLFKQGQPVRVVSGPLRGLEGVIDDPADPKGIIVTVDVLQQGLHVSIPIADLKILPR, from the coding sequence GTGAGCGACACCGATCCCGCACCGTTCAGCGCCTTCGCCAGCGTCGAAGGCGAGTCGTGGTGGGTTTGCCACACCAAACCCCGCTGCGAAAAGAAGTTTGCCGCGCTCATGAACGCTGAGCGCATGCCGCACTACTTGCCGCTCATCACCAGCGTGCGACGCTACGGCAACCGCGAACGCAGCTTCACCAAACCGCTCTTCGCCAGCTACGTCTTCGCCCGCGTGCCCGACGAAAAGAAGGCCCGCATCTACCAACAGGACCTGCTCGCCCGCGCCCTGCCGGTCACCAACGAAGCCCTCTTTCTCGCCCAGCTCGCCGACGTGCAACGCATCGTCAGCTCCGGTTTCGAGACGTCGATCCACCCGCTCTTCAAACAGGGTCAACCCGTGCGAGTCGTCAGCGGTCCGCTCCGCGGCCTGGAAGGCGTCATCGACGATCCGGCCGACCCCAAGGGCATCATCGTCACCGTCGACGTGCTGCAACAAGGCCTGCACGTCTCGATCCCGATCGCCGACCTCAAGATCCTGCCGCGATGA
- the rsmG gene encoding 16S rRNA (guanine(527)-N(7))-methyltransferase RsmG, which translates to MSESDPTPAPELLPLPPVPAYAASRLDAAAIARLTRYGEALASDGVIRGLIGPREVPILWDRHLLNCAAMAEAIKPNAKVVDIGTGAGLPGMVLALVRPDLHLVLVDTLQRRCEFLEEMVAAFDLADRVEVIWGRAESIPPCEADIVTSRAVAALKKLAPWCLPHARIGGRLLAMKGQKAGEELVAARKVLHQWGAAKSARVVTCGEGWIEPTVTLVSATRTK; encoded by the coding sequence ATGAGCGAATCCGACCCCACGCCCGCCCCGGAACTCCTTCCGCTGCCGCCCGTGCCGGCCTACGCGGCCTCGCGCCTCGACGCCGCCGCCATCGCCCGCCTCACCCGCTACGGTGAAGCCCTCGCCAGCGACGGGGTCATTCGTGGACTCATCGGCCCGCGCGAGGTGCCCATCCTCTGGGACCGTCACCTGCTCAATTGCGCTGCCATGGCCGAGGCCATCAAACCCAACGCCAAGGTTGTCGACATCGGCACCGGCGCCGGGCTGCCCGGTATGGTCCTCGCCCTCGTGCGTCCCGACCTGCACCTCGTGCTCGTCGACACCCTGCAACGCCGCTGCGAATTTCTCGAAGAGATGGTCGCCGCCTTCGACCTCGCCGATCGCGTCGAGGTCATCTGGGGCCGCGCCGAAAGTATCCCGCCCTGCGAGGCCGACATCGTCACGTCGCGCGCGGTGGCTGCGCTCAAAAAGCTCGCCCCCTGGTGCCTGCCGCACGCCCGCATCGGCGGCCGTTTGCTCGCCATGAAGGGTCAAAAAGCCGGCGAAGAACTCGTCGCCGCCCGCAAAGTCCTGCACCAATGGGGCGCCGCCAAAAGCGCCCGTGTCGTCACCTGCGGCGAGGGCTGGATCGAGCCCACCGTCACTCTCGTTTCCGCGACGCGCACCAAATAG
- a CDS encoding phosphatidylglycerophosphatase A family protein, producing MKLRQPIWPRFLPLQLVLNFATVGPVGRIRKAPGTWGSVAGLLYFTLFFYDVGWFGTVLFGALGIYLAVAMCGEAEFRLGRRDPGEIVLDEFIAIPFCFIGWPYVAVVLPNWAAPWAVFLAGFALFRLFDIWKPGPIGKLQDLPDGWGVVADDIAAALAACLTLHVLAQVIAMLN from the coding sequence ATGAAACTGCGTCAACCGATCTGGCCGCGCTTTCTGCCGCTGCAGCTGGTGCTCAATTTCGCGACGGTGGGGCCGGTGGGCCGCATCCGCAAAGCGCCGGGCACCTGGGGGTCCGTGGCGGGGCTGCTGTATTTCACCCTGTTCTTCTACGACGTGGGCTGGTTCGGCACGGTGCTCTTTGGGGCGCTGGGCATCTACCTGGCTGTCGCCATGTGTGGCGAAGCGGAGTTTCGGCTCGGGCGACGGGATCCGGGTGAGATCGTATTGGATGAGTTCATCGCCATCCCGTTCTGTTTCATCGGCTGGCCCTACGTGGCGGTCGTGTTGCCAAATTGGGCGGCGCCGTGGGCGGTGTTTCTGGCCGGCTTCGCGCTCTTTCGTCTCTTCGACATCTGGAAGCCCGGACCGATCGGCAAACTGCAGGACCTGCCGGATGGCTGGGGCGTGGTGGCTGACGATATCGCGGCGGCGCTGGCGGCCTGCCTGACGCTGCATGTGCTGGCGCAGGTGATCGCGATGCTGAACTGA
- the pgsA gene encoding CDP-diacylglycerol--glycerol-3-phosphate 3-phosphatidyltransferase: MRWTLPNVITVSRVPMMFAVVGLMIADFNPAATLAFWLFIVAALSDWLDGLIARKSGQVSQFGRFMDAVIDKVMVLGLMVALLQGGYFGELTLIALMAWLCILTREFAISGLRMIAAVKGLVVEADKSGKVKTFTQLNAIGWLMGARMLSDDFGDLFPGDDMMIIRVVHIVGLCFYFLSALLTVTSGWNYLRRHAHVFAD; encoded by the coding sequence ATGCGCTGGACTCTGCCCAATGTGATCACCGTTTCGCGGGTGCCGATGATGTTTGCCGTCGTGGGCTTGATGATCGCCGATTTCAACCCGGCGGCGACGCTGGCCTTCTGGCTGTTCATCGTCGCGGCTTTGTCTGATTGGCTCGATGGGTTGATCGCCCGCAAGTCGGGTCAGGTTTCGCAGTTTGGGCGGTTTATGGATGCGGTGATCGACAAGGTGATGGTGCTGGGCCTGATGGTCGCGCTGTTGCAAGGCGGTTACTTCGGGGAACTCACGCTGATCGCGCTGATGGCGTGGCTCTGCATCCTGACGCGCGAATTCGCGATCTCCGGTCTGCGCATGATCGCGGCGGTGAAGGGCCTCGTGGTGGAAGCCGACAAAAGTGGCAAAGTGAAGACCTTCACGCAGCTCAATGCCATCGGTTGGCTGATGGGCGCGCGCATGTTGTCGGATGATTTTGGCGACCTGTTTCCGGGGGATGACATGATGATCATCCGCGTCGTGCACATCGTGGGGCTTTGCTTCTATTTCCTTTCGGCGCTGCTGACGGTGACCTCGGGTTGGAACTACCTGCGCCGCCACGCGCACGTGTTCGCCGACTAA